The sequence CGGGGGCCACCACATTCGCCCGCACGCCGCGCGCGCCGAGCTCTTTGGCGAGGCTCTTGGTGAAGCCGATGATCCCGGCTTTGCTCGCGGCGTAGTTCGCCTGTCCCGCGTTCCCCATCACCCCGACCACCGACGAGATGTTGATGATGCTCCCGGCGCGCTGCTTCATCATCGGGCGGTAAGCCGCTTTGCACGCGTTGAAGACGCTCTTGAGGTTGACCCCGATCACGGCGTCCCAGTCGTCCTCGCCCATGCGGATCAGCAGGTTGTCCCGCGTCACGCCTGCGTTGTTGACGAGCACGTCAATCGACCCCCACTGCCCGGTGACGTGGTCGACGGCCGCCTGTGCCGCGTCGAAGTCAGCGGCGTCACTCTGGAGGGCGAGGGCCTCAGTGCCCCTGCCTTCGAGATCGGCCTTGAGGGCGTCGGCGGTCTCAGACGAGGAGCGGTAGGTGAAGGCTACCTTCGCCCCTGCCTCGGCGCAGGCTTCGACGATCGCGCGGCCAATCCCGCGCGTGCCGCCAGTGACGAGGACCGTCTTGTCCGTGAGATCGAGGTTCATTTAAGTGGTAGGGTTGGATTCAGAGTCGGCGCTTCGGGCGGAATGAAGATGGAAGGTTGAGGATAGAGGATGGCCTTCAGGTTCGTACGCTTCGCCATCTTCGATCCTCTATTCCCCATCCTCCAACTCCCCAGCGGTGCCCGCCGTGGCGGTCTCGACCTTGCGGCCGAGCGTGCGCTTGGCGAGGCCGGAGAGCACGGTGCCCGCGCCGACCTCGACGAAGCGCGTCGCGCCGTCGGCGTGCATCGCTTCGAGCGTCTGCGCCCAGCGGACGGGCGCGGTGAGCTGGTCGAGCAGGCGGCGGCGGATCTCATCTGGGTCGGTCGAGGGGTGGGCGGTGACGTTGAGGTAGACTGGGCACTGCGGCGCGTTGATGGTCGCTGCTTCGAGCGCGTCGCTGAGGCCGTCCACGGCGTAGGCCATCAGCGGCGAGTGGAACGCCCCGCTGACCGGGAGCGGGAGGACGCGCTTCGCCCCGGCCGCGCTCGCAGCCTCACTCGCCTGGGCCACGGCGTCCCGGTCCCCTGAGACGACGATCTGCCCCGGTGCGTTGAAGTTGGCGCACTGCACGACGCCTTCGCTCTCGTCGGTGGCTTGCTGGCAGATCAGCTCGAGCACGTCGGCGTCGAGGCCCAAGACGGCCGACATCGCGCCGGGCCGCTCGTCGCCCGCCCGGGCCATGAGCTGCCCGCGCAGCCGGACGAGGCGGAGGCCCTGCTCGAAGCTCAGCGCGCCGGCGGCGGCGAGCGCGCTGTACTCGCCGAGGCTGTGCCCGGCCGCCATGTCGGGCGCGTGGCCTTTCGACTGGAGCACCGCGAAGGCGGCGAGGCTGTGGACGTAGAGCGCGGGCTGCGTGACGTCGGTCTGCGTCAGCGCGGCCTTTTCGGTCTCCGGGTCGTCGCCGTCGCCGAACATGCGGATTTTGAGCGGGAGGTCGAGGTTCCGGTCGGCCTCGTCGATCACGTCGCGGGCCTCGGGGAACTGCTCGTAGAGGTCGGCCGCCATGCCGACGAACTGAGAGCCCTGGCCGGGGAAGAGGAAGGCATTCATGAGCGGAGGAGCGGAGGAATGGAAGAGCGGAAGATAGGCGGCGAGGGTCAGAGGCTTCCGCTCTTCACCCCCTCCACTCCTCCCCTGCTAATCAAGCGTTTTCTGCTGCCGGTCGCGCGCGCCGGGGACCTGGCTGCCGTCGTAGGCCCAGGTCAGGTACGTCGCGCCCCAGGTGAACCCGCCGCCGAAGGCCGCAAGGACGACGTTGTCGCCGGGCCGGAGCTCGGCTTCCCAGTCGTAGAGGCAGAGTGGGATCGTGCCCGAGGTGGTGTTGCCGTAGCGGTCGATGTTGATCATCACCTGGTCGCGCCCGATGCCCATCCGGTTCGCGGTCGCGTCGATGATGCGGAGGTTGGCCTGGTGCGGGACGAGGTATTTGATGTCCTCGCCCGAGAGCCGGTTGCGCTCCATCACCTCGGCCGAGACGCCCGCCATACCCTTGACGGCGAACTTGAACACCTGCCGTCCCTCCTGAAGGAGGTAGTGCATCCGCTTGTCGACGGTCTCGTGCGTGGCCGGGTGCAGGCTCCCGCCGCCGTCCATGCGCAGGTGTTCCGCCCCAGAGCCGTCGGCGTGATGTACGAAGTCGAGGAGGCCGTGCTCCTCACTGGGTTCGAGCAGGACGGCCCCGGCCCCATCGCCGAAGATGATGCAGGTCGTCCGGTCGGTGTAGTCCATGATCGAACTCATCATGTCGGACCCGATCACGAGCACTTTTCTGTACGTCCCGCTTTCGATGAACTGAGTCCCGGCCGAGAGCGCGAAGAGGAACCCGCAGCACGCCGCCGAGAGGTCGTAGCCCCACGCGCGGTGGGCTCCGATCTCGTGCTGGACGAGGCAGGCCGTCGCGGGGAACAGCATGTCCGGCGTGACGGTCGCGACGATGATCAGGTCGATCTCCTGCGGGTCGATCCCGCGCTGGTCGAGGATCTCCCGGGCCGCGTGGGCGCACATGTAGGCGGTCGCCTTGCCGGGCTCGCGCAGGATGCGGCGCTCGCGGATGCCGGTCCGCGTGCGGATCCAC is a genomic window of Bacteroidota bacterium containing:
- the fabG gene encoding 3-oxoacyl-[acyl-carrier-protein] reductase, whose translation is MNLDLTDKTVLVTGGTRGIGRAIVEACAEAGAKVAFTYRSSSETADALKADLEGRGTEALALQSDAADFDAAQAAVDHVTGQWGSIDVLVNNAGVTRDNLLIRMGEDDWDAVIGVNLKSVFNACKAAYRPMMKQRAGSIINISSVVGVMGNAGQANYAASKAGIIGFTKSLAKELGARGVRANVVAPGYVETDMTGALGDAAKEAMLGGIPLKRPASPEDIAHAALFLASDASSYITGHVLHVDGGLAM
- a CDS encoding beta-ketoacyl-ACP synthase III, with translation MPRAAITAVGHFLPETKLTNADLEKMVDTSDEWIRTRTGIRERRILREPGKATAYMCAHAAREILDQRGIDPQEIDLIIVATVTPDMLFPATACLVQHEIGAHRAWGYDLSAACCGFLFALSAGTQFIESGTYRKVLVIGSDMMSSIMDYTDRTTCIIFGDGAGAVLLEPSEEHGLLDFVHHADGSGAEHLRMDGGGSLHPATHETVDKRMHYLLQEGRQVFKFAVKGMAGVSAEVMERNRLSGEDIKYLVPHQANLRIIDATANRMGIGRDQVMINIDRYGNTTSGTIPLCLYDWEAELRPGDNVVLAAFGGGFTWGATYLTWAYDGSQVPGARDRQQKTLD
- the fabD gene encoding ACP S-malonyltransferase; this translates as MNAFLFPGQGSQFVGMAADLYEQFPEARDVIDEADRNLDLPLKIRMFGDGDDPETEKAALTQTDVTQPALYVHSLAAFAVLQSKGHAPDMAAGHSLGEYSALAAAGALSFEQGLRLVRLRGQLMARAGDERPGAMSAVLGLDADVLELICQQATDESEGVVQCANFNAPGQIVVSGDRDAVAQASEAASAAGAKRVLPLPVSGAFHSPLMAYAVDGLSDALEAATINAPQCPVYLNVTAHPSTDPDEIRRRLLDQLTAPVRWAQTLEAMHADGATRFVEVGAGTVLSGLAKRTLGRKVETATAGTAGELEDGE